A stretch of the Bacteroidota bacterium genome encodes the following:
- a CDS encoding YfiR family protein has protein sequence MRTIKTYTLRVICVTILAALLSSFGNNLNNQTVNTNAKMKTMFIYGFTKNIEWPLNYKEGNFVIGVIGNSNLSSELNNLASTRRAGNQAIEIKKFQSASSIEKCHMLIVSPDHTSDFQEILNKVKNGSTLLITEKAGLARQGSAINFIVQDNKQAFELNKGNAEKYDLKVSTSLSTLAVNVY, from the coding sequence GTGAGAACAATAAAAACATATACTTTACGGGTAATATGTGTAACCATTTTGGCTGCTCTTCTCTCTTCTTTTGGCAATAATCTAAATAATCAAACGGTAAATACAAATGCCAAAATGAAAACCATGTTTATCTATGGTTTTACAAAAAATATTGAATGGCCATTAAATTATAAAGAAGGAAATTTTGTAATCGGTGTAATTGGAAATTCTAATTTGTCTTCTGAATTAAATAATCTTGCATCTACCCGAAGAGCAGGAAATCAAGCTATCGAAATAAAAAAGTTTCAATCAGCATCCTCTATTGAAAAGTGCCACATGTTAATTGTATCTCCCGATCATACTTCTGATTTTCAGGAAATATTAAATAAAGTAAAAAATGGGAGCACCTTGCTAATAACTGAAAAGGCTGGTTTGGCAAGGCAAGGTTCAGCTATCAATTTTATTGTTCAGGATAATAAACAGGCATTTGAATTAAACAAGGGAAATGCCGAAAAATATGATTTAAAAGTCAGTACAAGTTTATCAACACTTGCTGTAAATGTATATTAA
- a CDS encoding HAD family phosphatase, giving the protein MLKIDSNKYKNIIFDLGGVILNIDYTLTVNAFIELGINNFEGLYSKANQNPVFDNYETGKINSNEFIKEISKQSKTPLDSISITNAWNSMLLDLPSERLDLLEKIKSKYRIFLLSNTNEIHWISYSSYLKKTYGFEDLSNYFEKQYLSFKIGMRKPNKEIFDFVLKENALNAEETVFIDDSIQHVQGALERGIMGIHLTAGQTILDLFNH; this is encoded by the coding sequence ATGTTGAAAATTGATTCTAACAAATACAAAAACATAATTTTTGATTTAGGGGGTGTTATCTTAAACATAGATTATACCCTAACTGTTAATGCTTTCATTGAACTAGGAATAAATAATTTTGAAGGATTGTATTCAAAGGCAAATCAAAACCCGGTATTTGACAATTATGAAACCGGGAAAATTAATTCAAATGAATTTATAAAGGAAATTTCAAAACAATCCAAAACACCTCTTGATTCCATATCAATAACAAATGCCTGGAACTCCATGTTGCTTGACTTGCCGAGTGAGCGGCTTGATCTTCTAGAAAAAATAAAAAGCAAGTACAGGATTTTTTTATTAAGCAATACTAATGAGATTCATTGGATATCCTACTCTTCCTATTTAAAAAAGACATATGGATTTGAAGATCTTTCCAATTACTTTGAAAAGCAATATTTGTCTTTTAAAATAGGGATGAGAAAACCAAATAAAGAAATATTTGACTTTGTATTAAAAGAGAATGCCTTAAATGCTGAAGAAACCGTTTTTATCGATGACTCTATTCAACATGTTCAAGGAGCATTAGAAAGAGGTATTATGGGAATACATTTAACCGCAGGACAAACTATACTTGATCTGTTTAACCATTAA